A single Thunnus thynnus chromosome 6, fThuThy2.1, whole genome shotgun sequence DNA region contains:
- the snai1b gene encoding snail family zinc finger 1b → MPRSFLVKKYFSNKKPYYRESQLESQTAFVPESFPRAELPTQNNSSALTCYPTSPLFCSTDPLPAPLSPITPMSLPPSPLGPLDLSSSPFSSSGEEEEDGGRTSDPPSPDVIQHIYHCLHCSKSYTSLSALSHHQMSHHQFSQGAPLQQTLSLPTEASARPAFHCKHCPKEYTSLGALKMHIRSHTLPCVCPTCGKAFSRPWLLRGHIRTHTGERPFACQHCNRAFADRSNLRAHLQTHSEVKKYQCGSCSRTFSRMSLLHKHNASGCCPAS, encoded by the exons ATGCCTCGGTCATTCCTTGTCAAGAAGTATTTCTCCAACAAGAAGCCATACTACAGGGAGAGCCAACTTGAGAGTCAAACCG CTTTTGTCCCAGAAAGCTTTCCCCGAGCTGAACTTCCGACACAGAACAACAGCTCTGCGTTGACCTGTTACCCCACCAGCCCACTCTTCTGCAGCACGGACCCCCTGCCTGCACCTCTCTCCCCAATCACCCCCATGTCTCTACCTCCTTCTCCACTGGGCCCTCTGGACCTCAGTAGCTCTCCCTTCAGCAGCAGTGgcgaagaagaggaggatggtgGGCGTACTTCAGATCCCCCCAGCCCAGACGTCATCCAGCACATCTACCACTGTCTGCACTGCAGTAAGAGCTACACCAGTCTCTCAGCGCTGTCTCACCATCAGATGTCCCACCACCAGTTCTCCCAAGGCGCTCCACTGCAGCAGACACTGTCTCTGCCCACAGAGGCCTCGGCACGCCCGGCCTTCCACTGCAAACACTGCCCCAAGGAGTACACCAGCCTGGGTGCCCTTAAGATGCACATCCGCTCACACACCCTCCCCTGTGTGTGCCCCACCTGCGGCAAGGCCTTTTCCAGACCATGGCTGCTTCGAggacacatacgcacacacacag GTGAACGTCCCTTCGCTTGTCAGCACTGTAACCGGGCCTTTGCTGATCGCTCCAACCTGCGCGCACACCTGCAGACGCACTCTGAAGTGAAGAAGTACCAGTGTGGTTCCTGCTCACGGACCTTCAGCCGCATGTCcctgctgcacaaacacaatgcCTCTGGATGCTGCCCTGCCTCATAG